One genomic segment of Catalinimonas alkaloidigena includes these proteins:
- the hisG gene encoding ATP phosphoribosyltransferase, with the protein MKERIRIAVQKSGRLSDSSIKLIKECGIHFNNGKGRLKAVSHTFPAEFLFLRDDDIPGYVEDGVADIGIVGENVMLEKGKDVSLIKKLGFSKCRLSLAIARDKEYKGVQDFEGMSIATSYPVILERFFAEKGINAHLHEISGSVEIAPSIGLADAVCDIVSSGSTLLSNGLKEVETILKSEAVLIGHKGMSDERLKALDQLLFRIDAVQRGSGNKYVLLNAPADKTEQIIEILPGMRSPTVLPLAMSGWNSVHSVIKEDEFWDVIEQLKAAGAEGILVVPIEKMIL; encoded by the coding sequence ATGAAAGAGAGAATACGCATTGCGGTTCAAAAATCAGGACGACTTAGTGATAGTTCCATCAAACTGATCAAAGAGTGTGGGATACATTTCAACAATGGGAAAGGTAGGCTCAAAGCTGTTTCACATACTTTTCCTGCTGAGTTTCTTTTTTTACGGGATGATGATATCCCCGGCTATGTAGAAGATGGCGTAGCTGACATTGGCATAGTCGGCGAAAATGTGATGCTGGAGAAAGGAAAAGATGTAAGCCTGATCAAAAAGCTCGGTTTTTCAAAATGCCGCCTATCATTGGCTATTGCCCGCGATAAGGAATACAAGGGAGTGCAGGACTTTGAGGGAATGAGCATCGCCACCTCATATCCGGTAATTCTGGAGCGCTTTTTTGCGGAAAAAGGGATCAATGCCCATCTGCACGAAATCAGTGGTTCGGTTGAGATCGCGCCCAGCATAGGACTTGCCGACGCCGTCTGCGATATCGTAAGCTCGGGTAGTACCTTGCTGAGCAATGGCCTCAAAGAGGTTGAAACCATACTTAAATCCGAAGCGGTACTGATAGGGCATAAAGGCATGTCAGATGAACGCCTTAAAGCCCTGGACCAGCTTCTGTTCAGAATAGATGCTGTGCAGAGAGGTAGTGGCAATAAATATGTACTACTCAATGCTCCCGCTGATAAAACCGAGCAAATTATAGAAATTCTTCCGGGCATGCGTAGCCCCACAGTTTTGCCATTGGCCATGTCCGGCTGGAACTCAGTGCACTCCGTGATCAAAGAAGATGAATTTTGGGATGTGATTGAACAGCTCAAAGCTGCCGGGGCAGAAGGTATATTGGTAGTACCCATAGAAAAAATGATTCTCTGA
- the hemL gene encoding glutamate-1-semialdehyde 2,1-aminomutase — MHSIDRSRSLFAKAQEFIPGGVNSPVRAFKAVGGDPLFIKSAKGAYIYDEDDNQYIELINSWGPMILGHGNEMIEEAVSKAISHSLSFGAPTAKEVEIAELIVSMVPSIEKVRMVNSGTEATMSAARLARGYTGKDKLIKFSGCYHGHGDSFLIAAGSGAMTMGVPNSPGVTAGTAKDTLLANFNDIESVRSLVEKNKNEIAAIILEPVAGNMGCILPKDGFLQDLRKLCDQEGIVLIFDEVMTGFRLAKGGGQEVYGVTPDMTTLGKIIGGGMPVGAYGGKKEIMDFVSPSGPVYQAGTLSGNPIAMAAGYAMLNHLNENPAIYQELDKITNKLVEGYRQNLEKLGLNYTLTHLGSMFSLFFTEQEVYDLDSASSSDTELFGKYFRSMLNQGIYLAPSQFEALFVSHAINDKIADRIILANYHALKEIHEL; from the coding sequence ATGCATAGCATTGACAGAAGTCGTTCATTATTTGCAAAAGCCCAAGAATTTATACCCGGAGGAGTAAACTCTCCTGTTAGAGCTTTCAAAGCCGTAGGCGGAGACCCACTCTTCATTAAATCTGCTAAGGGAGCCTACATCTATGATGAGGATGACAATCAATATATAGAGCTGATCAATTCCTGGGGCCCCATGATTTTGGGTCATGGGAATGAAATGATAGAGGAAGCAGTTTCTAAAGCTATTTCTCATTCTCTTTCTTTTGGAGCGCCTACTGCCAAAGAAGTGGAAATTGCCGAGTTGATCGTAAGCATGGTCCCTTCCATTGAAAAAGTAAGGATGGTGAATTCAGGTACTGAAGCGACCATGTCGGCAGCCCGATTGGCGAGAGGCTATACCGGAAAAGATAAGCTTATCAAGTTCTCAGGTTGTTATCACGGTCATGGCGATTCTTTCCTCATAGCGGCAGGAAGCGGTGCAATGACGATGGGTGTGCCTAATAGTCCAGGAGTTACTGCAGGTACCGCGAAAGATACACTACTGGCAAACTTCAATGATATTGAATCAGTAAGAAGTCTGGTAGAAAAAAATAAAAACGAAATTGCTGCCATTATCCTGGAACCTGTAGCCGGTAATATGGGCTGCATTCTTCCTAAAGATGGTTTTCTTCAGGATTTACGTAAACTCTGTGATCAGGAGGGTATTGTACTGATTTTTGATGAGGTGATGACGGGTTTCAGGCTAGCCAAAGGCGGTGGACAGGAAGTATATGGCGTTACTCCCGATATGACTACACTGGGTAAAATCATCGGTGGGGGTATGCCGGTAGGTGCTTATGGAGGTAAAAAAGAAATCATGGATTTTGTCTCTCCCAGTGGTCCGGTATATCAGGCAGGTACACTCTCAGGAAATCCTATTGCTATGGCAGCAGGTTATGCTATGCTCAATCATCTCAATGAGAACCCTGCTATCTATCAAGAGCTGGACAAGATAACCAACAAACTGGTAGAAGGCTATCGCCAGAATTTAGAAAAGCTCGGCCTGAACTATACCCTAACTCATCTGGGGTCTATGTTTTCTTTGTTTTTTACCGAACAGGAAGTATATGATCTGGATTCTGCCAGCAGTTCAGATACTGAACTTTTTGGAAAGTATTTCCGCAGTATGCTCAATCAGGGCATATACCTGGCTCCTTCTCAGTTTGAGGCCTTATTCGTTTCTCATGCCATCAATGATAAGATTGCCGATAGAATTATCCTCGCCAATTACCATGCACTGAAAGAAATTCATGAGTTGTAA
- a CDS encoding TonB-dependent receptor encodes MKKFIFLSFMLLTGFNLTLYAQQKVTLNGYIKDATNGEELIGVTVIVKEKGAGVVTNVYGFYALSLPPATYEVEFSYVGFQTLTKTIVLNSNQELNISLSPSVTEMQEVVITEERTDEFKNVERIEMSRNDIPVDLVKKTPALFGEPDIIKTVQMMPGVVSAGEGTSGYFVRGGGADQNLILIDEAPIYDPSHFFGLFSVFNADVIKDSELYKGGIPSQFGGRLSSILEVRTKDGNNQQLSGSGSIGLLASKVMLEGPIANENSSFLLSARRSYADVFLKMSPDENLRQNQVYFYDINAKVNWKPDNKNRFFLAAYTGRDSFNFDNLFGFNWGNMTGTFRWNHLFNEKLFSNTTLIASNFDYTLASEQSAAEFDWDANLQEFSLKQDFNYFVNPENVLSFGLQASYRRFSPGTISPGSEESYFGNIVMDKMYAMDYALYASNEHQISERLSLLYGLRLSVFQNVGETTIYEYAKNEQGLPDNINIRITDSTYYGSMEPIKTFANLEPRFSARYLLGSESSLKLSYNRMFQYVHLLSNSTVPVPFNTWTPSSPYLNPQQADQLALGYFKNFNDNMYAFSVESYYKKMQDVTDFADNANLLLNHDAPVEYRQGEGESYGMEFFLQKNKGRMTGFASYTLSKTELNIPGVNRNVVFPANYDRRHVANIVANYGVNNQWSIGANFTYSTGRPFTVPVGRYVFDDYSVDLYSERNPYRLPDFHRLDLSANFEPRRNATRRWKTAWSFAIYNAYNRRNPFTIYTRALQDEEGNVIDPNMKEARMVYLFPILPSVSYKISF; translated from the coding sequence ATGAAAAAATTCATATTTCTGTCATTTATGCTACTGACAGGATTTAACCTGACCTTATATGCTCAGCAAAAAGTTACACTGAACGGCTACATTAAAGATGCTACCAATGGCGAAGAGCTCATCGGTGTAACCGTAATAGTAAAAGAAAAAGGGGCAGGCGTAGTGACCAATGTTTATGGGTTCTATGCCCTTAGCCTGCCTCCCGCTACTTATGAAGTGGAGTTTAGCTATGTAGGTTTTCAGACATTGACAAAAACAATAGTACTGAATAGCAATCAGGAGCTGAATATCTCTTTGTCACCTTCGGTCACCGAAATGCAGGAAGTAGTTATTACAGAAGAGCGTACGGACGAATTCAAGAATGTAGAGCGTATAGAGATGAGCCGGAATGATATTCCGGTAGACTTGGTCAAGAAAACCCCCGCACTTTTTGGTGAGCCGGATATCATCAAAACTGTGCAGATGATGCCCGGCGTAGTCTCGGCCGGTGAAGGTACTTCCGGCTACTTCGTGAGAGGTGGCGGAGCCGACCAGAATCTGATTCTTATTGACGAAGCGCCTATCTATGATCCTTCTCACTTCTTTGGACTGTTCTCTGTCTTTAATGCGGATGTGATCAAAGACTCCGAACTTTACAAGGGCGGTATTCCCTCACAGTTTGGTGGTCGTCTTTCTTCCATTCTGGAAGTACGCACCAAAGACGGTAACAACCAGCAGCTTTCCGGTTCGGGCAGCATAGGTTTACTGGCCAGCAAAGTAATGCTGGAGGGGCCTATTGCCAATGAAAACAGCTCTTTCCTACTTTCTGCCCGTCGTTCTTATGCCGATGTATTTTTAAAAATGTCGCCTGACGAAAACTTGAGACAGAACCAGGTATATTTTTACGATATCAATGCGAAAGTGAATTGGAAACCGGATAATAAGAACCGCTTTTTTCTGGCAGCTTATACCGGAAGAGATTCCTTCAATTTTGACAATCTTTTCGGATTTAACTGGGGGAATATGACCGGGACATTTCGTTGGAATCACCTCTTCAATGAAAAATTGTTTTCCAATACCACCCTTATTGCCAGTAACTTTGATTATACCCTGGCAAGTGAGCAGTCTGCCGCTGAGTTTGACTGGGATGCCAATCTGCAGGAGTTTTCACTTAAGCAGGATTTCAACTATTTTGTTAACCCCGAAAATGTGTTGAGTTTCGGCTTACAGGCTTCCTATCGCCGCTTTTCTCCCGGTACGATTAGTCCGGGAAGTGAAGAGTCTTACTTTGGCAACATAGTAATGGATAAGATGTATGCGATGGACTATGCCTTGTACGCAAGCAACGAGCACCAGATTTCTGAGCGATTATCGCTTCTGTACGGACTGCGCTTGTCTGTTTTCCAGAATGTTGGAGAGACTACCATTTATGAGTATGCTAAAAACGAGCAGGGCCTTCCAGATAACATCAACATTAGGATCACTGACTCTACTTATTACGGTAGCATGGAGCCGATCAAGACTTTCGCTAATCTGGAGCCTCGTTTTAGTGCTCGATACCTGTTGGGAAGCGAAAGCTCGCTGAAACTCTCCTACAACCGGATGTTTCAGTATGTACATCTGCTGTCCAACTCTACCGTTCCTGTACCTTTCAATACCTGGACCCCCAGCTCTCCTTATCTGAACCCCCAGCAGGCAGACCAGTTGGCTTTAGGTTATTTCAAAAACTTCAACGACAATATGTACGCTTTCTCGGTAGAGTCTTACTATAAAAAGATGCAGGATGTCACTGACTTTGCTGATAATGCCAACCTGCTACTGAATCATGATGCTCCGGTAGAGTACCGACAGGGTGAAGGAGAATCTTACGGAATGGAGTTCTTTCTACAAAAGAATAAAGGCCGTATGACAGGCTTTGCCAGCTATACCTTGTCTAAAACGGAATTAAATATACCAGGCGTAAACCGTAATGTGGTATTTCCTGCCAACTATGACCGTCGTCATGTCGCCAATATTGTTGCCAATTATGGAGTGAATAATCAGTGGTCAATCGGAGCGAACTTCACATATTCGACCGGAAGGCCTTTTACAGTACCCGTTGGCCGCTATGTATTTGATGATTACAGTGTAGATCTATATTCAGAGCGCAACCCCTACCGTTTGCCTGACTTCCACCGTCTGGACCTGTCGGCTAATTTTGAACCTCGCAGAAATGCTACTCGTCGCTGGAAGACCGCATGGAGTTTCGCAATTTATAATGCTTATAACCGAAGAAACCCATTTACCATCTACACCCGGGCGCTTCAAGACGAAGAGGGCAATGTGATAGATCCCAATATGAAGGAAGCCAGAATGGTCTACCTATTTCCAATACTGCCTTCTGTCTCTTATAAAATCTCTTTCTAA
- the hisB gene encoding bifunctional histidinol-phosphatase/imidazoleglycerol-phosphate dehydratase HisB — MKKVLFIDRDGTIIIEPEDKQIDSLEKLEFLPKAISNLRKLAEETDYEFVMVTNQDGLGTDSFPEETFWPAHNKMLKILEGEGITFKDIHIDRSFSHENKPTRKPGTAMLTGYMNNDQYDLANSYVLGDRLTDLELAQNLGTKAIYISDEISEDAALSTTDWDKIYEHLRLPARTADVRRTTKETDIEIYLNLDGQGQTEIYTGLGFFDHMLDQLGRHSGADLKLKVKGDLHIDEHHTIEDTALALGEAYRKAIGDKKGIMRYGFLLPMDESLAQVAIDFGGRPWLIWEAEYKREKVGDMPTEMFYHFFKSFSDASLSNINIKVEGSNEHHKIEATFKALAKAIKMAVSRDIKNMDKLPSTKGVL, encoded by the coding sequence ATGAAAAAAGTACTCTTTATAGATCGTGACGGCACCATCATCATAGAGCCGGAAGACAAGCAGATAGATTCTTTAGAGAAGCTGGAATTTTTGCCCAAAGCTATTTCCAATCTACGTAAATTAGCAGAGGAAACTGATTATGAATTTGTGATGGTAACCAACCAGGATGGCTTAGGCACTGATTCTTTTCCTGAAGAAACTTTCTGGCCTGCCCACAACAAAATGCTGAAAATTCTGGAAGGAGAAGGAATCACCTTCAAAGACATCCACATTGACCGCAGTTTCAGTCATGAAAATAAGCCTACACGTAAGCCGGGCACCGCTATGCTAACGGGTTATATGAACAACGATCAGTATGACCTGGCTAATTCTTATGTGCTGGGCGACCGGCTCACCGACCTAGAGCTTGCCCAAAATCTGGGGACTAAAGCCATTTATATCTCAGATGAGATTTCCGAAGATGCAGCCCTCAGCACAACCGACTGGGATAAAATATATGAACACCTACGACTTCCCGCCCGTACTGCTGATGTGCGCCGTACTACCAAAGAAACAGATATTGAAATTTACCTGAATCTGGATGGACAAGGGCAAACTGAAATCTACACGGGCTTAGGCTTTTTTGATCATATGCTGGATCAACTGGGGCGCCACTCAGGTGCGGACCTCAAGCTAAAGGTCAAAGGAGATTTACATATTGATGAACACCACACAATTGAGGATACTGCGCTGGCGCTGGGCGAAGCTTATCGCAAAGCCATTGGCGATAAAAAAGGGATCATGCGCTATGGTTTTCTGCTTCCTATGGATGAGTCGCTTGCTCAGGTAGCCATTGATTTTGGCGGCCGCCCCTGGCTGATCTGGGAGGCTGAGTACAAGCGGGAAAAGGTTGGAGATATGCCTACCGAAATGTTTTACCACTTCTTCAAATCCTTTTCTGATGCTTCACTGAGCAATATCAACATCAAGGTTGAAGGCAGTAATGAGCACCATAAAATTGAGGCTACCTTCAAAGCGCTGGCAAAAGCAATCAAAATGGCGGTGAGCAGGGATATAAAAAATATGGATAAACTGCCGAGCACTAAGGGAGTGCTGTAA
- the hisC gene encoding histidinol-phosphate transaminase, translating into MAFDLHKLLRPHISSIKPYSSARDEYSGTEGVFLDANENAFGTPGTPDPAAGYHRYPDPYQQLLKKRIAEIKHVPAKNIFLGNGSDEAIDLLIRAFCRPGVDNIVILPPTYGMYEVSAAINDVTLKKAQLTPDFKIDAQTLDGAIDINSKLLFFCSPNNPSGNLLQPDLIEYYLQHFEGVVVVDEAYIDFADTESWSQKLAEYPNLVVLQTMSKAWGMAALRLGMAFASEEIIAVLNKIKPPYNINALTQQAALKVLEQTEQQQSIVQQILTHRVELQNDLETLPIVEKIFPSDANFLLVKMQHAAELFHYLIDEKVIVRDRSKVVFCEGCLRITVGTADENRKLVEKMKAYQPKSSIA; encoded by the coding sequence ATGGCTTTTGATCTACACAAATTATTACGCCCTCACATTAGCAGTATCAAACCTTATTCCTCTGCCCGTGATGAATACTCCGGTACGGAAGGAGTGTTTCTGGATGCAAATGAAAACGCCTTTGGTACGCCCGGCACTCCTGACCCAGCAGCCGGTTATCATCGTTATCCTGATCCTTATCAGCAGTTGCTTAAAAAGCGCATTGCCGAGATCAAGCATGTACCGGCAAAAAACATCTTTCTGGGCAACGGAAGTGATGAAGCCATTGACTTGCTGATCAGAGCTTTTTGCCGTCCTGGGGTAGATAATATTGTTATCCTCCCTCCTACTTACGGTATGTATGAGGTGAGTGCTGCCATCAATGATGTGACACTGAAAAAAGCGCAACTCACCCCTGACTTCAAAATTGATGCTCAAACTTTAGATGGTGCAATTGATATCAACAGCAAGCTGCTGTTCTTCTGCTCACCCAACAATCCCAGCGGAAACCTGCTTCAGCCTGATCTGATAGAATATTATTTACAACACTTTGAAGGTGTGGTCGTCGTCGACGAAGCCTACATTGACTTTGCTGACACTGAAAGCTGGTCACAAAAGCTGGCCGAATACCCAAATCTGGTAGTCCTGCAGACCATGAGCAAAGCCTGGGGCATGGCGGCACTCAGATTAGGAATGGCCTTTGCTTCCGAAGAGATCATTGCGGTACTGAATAAGATCAAACCTCCTTATAATATCAATGCGCTGACCCAGCAGGCTGCGCTTAAAGTACTGGAGCAGACGGAGCAGCAGCAAAGCATTGTTCAGCAGATACTCACCCACAGGGTAGAGCTCCAAAACGACCTGGAAACATTACCCATCGTTGAAAAAATATTTCCTTCTGACGCAAACTTTCTGCTAGTGAAGATGCAGCATGCCGCTGAACTTTTCCATTACCTGATTGATGAAAAGGTCATTGTGCGTGATCGCTCCAAAGTGGTATTCTGCGAAGGTTGTCTCCGCATTACAGTAGGTACTGCTGATGAAAATCGCAAGCTAGTAGAAAAGATGAAAGCTTATCAGCCTAAATCTTCAATAGCCTAA
- a CDS encoding aminopeptidase P family protein, with the protein MPRYAPLNTSLFVENRKRLYSELHSCSLLVLNSNDIMPTNADGSMRFIQNSDLFYLTGIDQEESILLMFPDFPNEDFREILFLRETNEEIAIWEGHKYTKEEAREVSGIQTVLWLSQFERIFSMLMAEANHVYLNANEHIRADVKVETRDARFIKWCQQQYPLHRYERLAPHLYHLRAVKSEEEVKVMQEACNITEKGFRRVLQFVKPGVMEYEIEAEYLHEFVRNRSRGFAYEPIVASGKNACVLHYIANSEMCKEGDLLLMDVGAEYGNYNADMTRTIPVSGKFTDRQKQVYNAVLKVQREAMKMLRPGNVVKDYQKEVEKIMESELIGLGLLDKHDVKNQNPKQPLLKKYFMHGTSHHLGLDVHDVGNVYRIFEPGMVFTVEPGIYIREEDIGIRLENNVVIREDGIHDLMANIPIEAEEIEALMN; encoded by the coding sequence ATGCCCAGATACGCTCCACTTAATACTTCCCTATTCGTAGAAAACAGAAAACGACTATATAGCGAGCTGCATTCTTGTTCTTTACTAGTATTAAACAGCAATGATATCATGCCTACCAATGCGGATGGGAGCATGCGCTTTATTCAGAACAGTGATCTTTTTTACCTCACCGGCATTGATCAGGAGGAAAGCATACTGTTGATGTTTCCCGACTTTCCTAATGAAGATTTTCGGGAAATATTATTTCTCAGGGAGACTAATGAGGAGATCGCCATCTGGGAAGGACATAAGTATACCAAAGAAGAAGCACGGGAAGTCTCAGGCATACAGACAGTGCTATGGTTATCGCAGTTTGAGCGTATCTTCAGCATGCTGATGGCGGAAGCCAATCATGTATACCTCAATGCCAATGAGCACATACGCGCTGATGTAAAAGTAGAAACCCGCGATGCCCGCTTTATCAAATGGTGCCAGCAGCAGTATCCCTTGCATCGCTACGAACGGCTAGCACCTCATCTTTACCACCTGAGAGCAGTAAAGTCTGAAGAAGAAGTCAAAGTAATGCAGGAGGCCTGTAATATTACCGAAAAAGGTTTTCGCCGGGTGTTGCAGTTTGTAAAACCCGGGGTTATGGAATATGAAATTGAGGCGGAGTATCTGCATGAGTTTGTCAGGAACCGCTCCCGGGGTTTTGCCTATGAGCCTATCGTAGCCTCTGGCAAAAATGCCTGTGTGCTGCATTACATCGCCAATAGCGAAATGTGTAAAGAAGGCGACCTCCTTCTGATGGATGTAGGCGCTGAATATGGTAATTATAATGCTGATATGACACGCACCATTCCTGTCAGTGGTAAGTTCACAGATCGGCAGAAGCAAGTGTACAATGCGGTGCTGAAGGTACAGCGCGAAGCAATGAAAATGCTCAGGCCGGGCAATGTAGTAAAGGATTACCAGAAGGAGGTAGAGAAAATCATGGAGAGTGAACTGATTGGTCTGGGCTTACTGGACAAGCATGATGTAAAAAACCAAAACCCCAAGCAGCCTCTGCTCAAAAAATACTTTATGCACGGTACTTCGCATCATCTGGGGCTGGATGTACATGATGTAGGCAATGTGTACCGCATCTTTGAGCCGGGTATGGTCTTTACCGTAGAGCCGGGGATTTACATACGGGAAGAGGACATCGGCATCCGCCTGGAAAATAATGTGGTGATCCGTGAAGATGGCATTCATGACCTTATGGCCAACATCCCGATAGAAGCAGAGGAAATTGAAGCGCTGATGAATTAG
- a CDS encoding DUF4249 domain-containing protein, producing MKTIIKIILLSFSAAAFFGCDEPIELDLKQIPPQYVVDALITDELTDHYLKLTTSVGFYTEGRTPGVSGAEVIVSDNEGNHYQYLESETEAGLYKANFEGKPGNTYSLQISLPGGESFSAQEEMTPLGSIDSLVWDIDERAQGDPEEEGLYYRIRIYAREPTATEDYYLFKFFRNDSIQNFDSNTGIFYADDELISGYIYGLESPQLYRKGDKATFEMYRISRDAYLFYNDLDNILNGDGGMYGPSPANPRTNIISADGLGLGLFQVSAIDRTTIVVGE from the coding sequence ATGAAAACAATTATAAAAATCATATTGCTCAGCTTTAGCGCGGCAGCTTTCTTTGGTTGTGACGAACCCATAGAACTGGACCTTAAGCAGATACCCCCTCAATACGTAGTGGATGCATTGATCACAGATGAACTTACTGATCACTACCTAAAGTTGACAACTTCAGTAGGCTTCTATACCGAAGGGAGAACGCCCGGTGTAAGTGGGGCTGAAGTAATAGTAAGTGACAATGAAGGTAATCATTATCAATATTTGGAAAGTGAAACTGAAGCAGGTTTATATAAGGCGAATTTTGAGGGAAAGCCGGGGAATACTTACAGCCTGCAGATATCATTGCCCGGTGGTGAAAGCTTTTCTGCCCAGGAAGAGATGACTCCATTAGGCTCTATTGATAGTCTGGTGTGGGATATAGATGAACGCGCTCAGGGTGACCCTGAAGAGGAAGGCTTATATTACAGGATACGTATTTATGCCCGGGAGCCGACAGCTACTGAAGATTACTATTTGTTCAAATTCTTTCGCAATGATTCTATCCAGAATTTTGACTCCAATACCGGAATATTTTATGCAGATGACGAACTGATTTCTGGCTATATTTATGGATTAGAATCTCCGCAATTGTACCGTAAAGGCGACAAAGCTACCTTTGAGATGTATCGTATCAGCCGTGATGCGTATCTTTTCTATAATGATCTGGACAATATCCTGAACGGTGATGGCGGTATGTACGGTCCTTCACCTGCTAATCCGCGTACCAATATCATCAGCGCTGATGGTTTGGGATTAGGCCTTTTCCAGGTTTCAGCTATTGATCGAACTACAATTGTAGTGGGTGAATAA
- the hisD gene encoding histidinol dehydrogenase, with protein MNIYTNPSPEDWEEILTRPTQRFKKIEKIVKPIIKKVKKKGDKALRQFALEYDHVELDDIKVSGAEINKAEKLLSRELKEAIQTAYQNIEKFHAAQRDEPLAVQTMPGVMCMRKSVAIQKVGLYIPGGTAPLFSSVLMLGIPAKLAGCQEIVLCSPPNREGKLHPAILYAAKLIGIDRICKVGGAQAIAAMTYGTKTIPKVHKIFGPGNQYVTAAKQIVSQKGVAIDMPAGPSEVAVFADKSANPSFVAADLLSQAEHGADSQVLLVTTEKRLVERVREEISKQLSMLPRREFAIAALENSVVCIMKSSKDCIDLLNEYGAEHLILAIHDPREVMERIFNAGSVFLGHYTPESAGDYASGTNHTLPTNGYAKSYSGVSLDSFVKKITYQELTEEGLQLLGPTVEVMAEAEKLLAHKKAVSLRLAEIKHQKAV; from the coding sequence ATGAATATATATACAAACCCTTCTCCTGAAGACTGGGAAGAAATTCTAACACGCCCTACCCAGCGATTCAAAAAAATTGAGAAGATTGTCAAACCGATCATCAAAAAGGTAAAGAAGAAAGGAGATAAAGCGCTAAGGCAGTTCGCCCTGGAATATGATCATGTGGAGCTTGATGACATCAAGGTGAGCGGTGCAGAAATTAACAAAGCCGAGAAACTCCTGAGCAGAGAGCTAAAAGAGGCTATTCAAACTGCATATCAGAATATTGAGAAATTTCATGCCGCACAACGGGACGAACCCTTAGCGGTACAGACCATGCCCGGGGTAATGTGCATGCGTAAGAGTGTGGCGATCCAGAAGGTAGGCCTATATATACCTGGAGGTACAGCACCTCTTTTTTCCTCGGTGCTTATGCTGGGCATACCTGCCAAGCTGGCCGGTTGTCAGGAAATTGTATTATGCAGCCCCCCTAATCGGGAGGGCAAGCTACACCCGGCGATTTTATACGCTGCCAAGCTCATCGGGATAGACAGAATCTGTAAAGTGGGTGGTGCCCAGGCCATCGCTGCTATGACTTATGGTACCAAAACTATTCCCAAAGTCCATAAAATATTTGGCCCCGGTAATCAGTATGTGACTGCAGCCAAGCAGATAGTCAGTCAGAAAGGGGTAGCCATAGATATGCCCGCCGGTCCTTCAGAAGTAGCAGTATTTGCCGATAAATCCGCCAACCCCTCTTTTGTAGCGGCTGACTTATTGTCTCAGGCAGAGCACGGAGCAGATAGCCAGGTGTTACTGGTAACTACCGAGAAAAGACTGGTAGAAAGGGTTCGGGAAGAGATCAGCAAACAGCTCAGTATGTTGCCTCGTCGTGAATTCGCTATTGCGGCTTTGGAAAACAGTGTAGTTTGCATCATGAAATCTTCTAAAGATTGCATAGACCTGCTCAATGAATATGGAGCAGAACACCTTATTCTTGCCATCCATGACCCCAGAGAGGTAATGGAAAGAATCTTCAATGCCGGATCGGTCTTTCTGGGTCATTACACCCCTGAATCGGCAGGTGATTATGCTTCGGGTACCAATCATACCTTACCGACCAATGGTTATGCCAAGTCGTATAGCGGAGTGTCTCTGGATAGCTTTGTGAAAAAGATTACTTACCAGGAGCTTACCGAAGAGGGGCTTCAGTTGTTAGGGCCAACGGTGGAAGTTATGGCTGAAGCAGAAAAACTACTTGCTCATAAGAAAGCTGTTTCTTTGCGTCTGGCTGAGATCAAACATCAGAAAGCTGTTTGA